The DNA segment TACCGCGACCGTACGGGTGCTGCACGCGCCGACGCGGAAGGTCGTCAGCCACTTCAACAAGGCGACGAAGGGCCGGATCGTACGGAGCCTGCTGTCGGCCGGGACCGCGCCGAAGGACCCCGCCGAGCTGGTCGAGGCGCTGCGGGACCTCGGGTACACCGTGGAGGCCGGGGCACCGGCGGCGGGCGGGAAGGCGTGGTCGCTGGACGTGCTGGTGGACGAGGTCCACTGACGGACCACCGGCACATGTCGTGTCGTTGCAGCATGTGCAACACCCTTTGCACAGAGTGCGTCTGCTCGGCACGATGAGGGGCATGACCTCGCCGCTGCCCCCCTCCTCGGCTGCCTCCGTGCTGGATCTCGCGCCCGTCGTGCCCGTGGTCGTCGTGTCCGACGCCGCCGACGCGGCACCGCTGGCGCGGGCGCTGGTGGCGGGCGGGCTGCCCGCGATCGAGGTGACCCTCAGGACCCCGGCCGCACTGGACGCGATCCGGGCCGTCGCCGAGGAGGTACCGGACGCCGTGGTCGGGGCGGGCACGGTCATCACGCCGGAGCAGGTACGGGCGTGCGTGGCGGCGGGCGCGCGGTTCCTGGTGAGCCCCGGGTGGACGGACGCGCTGCTGGCCGCGATGCGCGGGTCGGGGGTGCCGTTCCTGCCGGGGGTGTCGACCACTTCGGAGGTGGTGGCGCTGCTGGAGCGCGGGGTGCGCGAGATGAAGTTCTTCCCGGCGCAGGCGGCGGGAGGCACCGCGTACCTGAAGTCCCTCGCTGGCCCGCTGCCGCAGGCCCGCTTCTGCCCGACGGGCGGCATCGGGCCCGCGAACGCGCCCGAGTACCTGTCCCTGCCCAACGTCGGCTGCGTGGGCGGGAGCTGGATGGTCCCGGCCGACGCGGTGGCCGCCCGGGACTGGTCCCGGATCGAGGAGCTGGCGCGGTCGGCCGCCGGGCTCAGGGACGCAGGTGGGACGTCTCGTTGAACAGCCGTACGCTCGCGTTGCCGTCCGCGTAGTACGCCACCGCCGAGAGCGACGCGGCGGACAGCTCCATGCGGAACAACGACTCGGGCGGGGCACCGAGGGCGAGGCGCAGCAGGGTCTTGATCGGGGTGACGTGCGTGACCAGCAGGACCGTACGGCCCGCGTAGGCCGAGACCAGCTTCCGCCGGGTGGCCTCGAGCCGCTCGGCCGTCTCCGCGAAGCTCTCGCCGCCGCCGGTGGGGCGGACCTCCGGGTCGGTGAGCCAGGCGGTCAGGTCGTCCGGATGGCGCTCGCGGACCTCGCCGAAGGTGAGGCCCTCCCAGGCGCCGAAGTCCGTCTCCCGCAGCCCCTCCTCGATCGCCACGTCCAGCCCGAGACGGGCGGCGACGATCCCGGCGGTCTCGCGGGTGCGGGCCAGCGGGGAGGCGACGATCTCCTGGATCGTGCCGCGCCGGGCCAGCGCCTCGGCGACCCGCCGGGCCTGCTCACGGCCGATGTCCGAGATCGAAGGATCGGTTCCGCCGCTGCCGGAGAACCGCTTCTGCGGGGTGAGGGGGGTCTCGCCGTGGCGGAGGAGGACGAACGTGGCCGGGGCACCCATGTCAGGAGCCGCACTCCAGCCCGGGGCGGAGGGAGCGGAGGCGCGCGAGGTGTCGGCGGTGGTGGAGGCGCCGGCGGTGCCAGAGGTTGCGGAGGCGTCGGGGGTGGCGACCGTGCGGGCCGCGCGGAGGTCGGCGGCGCGAGCGGGCGCCTCAGCGGACGCCGCAGCGGGCGCGTGCGCCGCGCCGGCGTCCACCTCGCCCGCCGAGCACGCGGCGGCGGCGGTGTCCGCGTCCCCGGCCGGGTGAGCCGCGTCGGCGTCCACCTCACCGCCCCGGGACGCGGCGGCGACCGCGGGCCGCGCGGATTCGGTGGTCCGGCCCTGCGCCAGAGCCTCCCGTGCCTTCGCCGCGCCCGCCGCCGCGTCCCCGGGCGGACCCGAGGGCTCCGGGACGGCGGGCGGGGTGTCCAGGGCGGCCCGGGACCGGGACGCGGACCACTGTTCGCCCTTGGTGCCCGCGTCCATCGCCTCGTTGGCGAGGCGGTCGGCGTGCTTGTTGCGCTCGCGGGGGATCCACTCGTAGGTGACGTGGCCCGGAGGGTAGACCCGGCCGGCCTCGGCGGCCAGCGGCTTCATGGCGGGGTGCTTGATCTTCCAGCGGCCCGACATCTGCTCGACGACGAGCTTGGAGTCCATGCGGACGTGGACCGGCGCGGCGGGGTCCAGGGCGTGCGCGGCACGCAGGCCCGCGAGCAGGCCCCGGTACTCGGCGACGTTGTTGGTGGCGACGCCGATGAACTCGGCCGCCTCCGCCAGGGTCTCCCCCGTCGCCGCGTCGCTCACCACGGCGCCGTACCCCGCGGGCCCCGGGTTACCCCGTGACCCGCCATCGGCCTCGACGATGAACTCCCGCACGCCCGGACCCCCTGACCGCTCCCCGCGCGTCCTACAGGCCCGACTCGGAGGTGCGCACCAGGATGCGGTGGCAGTTCTCGCAGCGCACCACGGTGTCCGGCGCCGCCTTGCGGATCTCGCTCAGCTCGGTGATCGCCAGCTCCTGGCGGCAGCCCTGGCAGGTGCGGGCGTACAGCTTGGCCGCGCCGACGCCGCCGCCCTGCTCGCGCAGCTTCTCGTACAGCTTGAGCAGGTCCGCGGGGACGGAGCCGGCGACGACCTGGCGCTCCTTGGTGACGGAGGCGGCCTCGGCGTCGACCTCGGTGAACGCGGCGTCCCGGCGGGCGGTCGCGGCGTCGATCTTCGCCTGGACGGAGCCGACCCGCTCGGTCAGCTCGCCCACGCGCTCCTGCGCGGACTCGCGGCGCTCCATGACCTCCAGGACGATCTCCTCGAGATCGCCCTGACGCTTGGCGAGGGAGACGATCTCGTGCTGGAGGCTCTCCAGGTCCTTCGGGGAGGTGATGGCGCCGGAGTCCAGGCGCTGCTGGTCGCGGGCGGCGCGCTGGCGCACCTGGTCCACGTCCTGCTCGGCCTTGGTCTGCTCGCGGGAGCAGTCGCTCTCCTCGGTCTGCGCGGCCACCAGCAGGTCGCGCAGCTGCGTGAGGTCCTTGGTCAGCGACTCGATCTCGGCGTGCTCGGGCAGGGACCTCCGCTTGTGGGCGAGCTGCTGCAGGCGGACGTCGAGGGCCTGGACGTCGAGAAGACGGATCTGGTCGGCGGGCGCGGCGTTCAGTTGGGGGCTCCCATTAGCTAATTAGTGGTGATGGAGGACGCCGCGTGGGCGGTCCAGGGGTCGGTGACCGTCTTGGAGACGTGGACCCGAAGGCCCCATCCGTGACGGTCGGAGATCTCGTCGAGCTGGGCTGCGGCCAGCTCGCACCAGGGCCACTCGGTGGCCCAGTGCGCCGCGTCGAGCAGCGCGAGAGGAGTTTGCGCGATGGCGTCGGAGGCCGGGTGGTGGCGCAGGTCGGCGGTGAGGAAGGCGTCCACGCCCGCCGCCCGGACGTGGTCGAAGAGGCTGTCGCCGGAGCCGCCGCTGACGGCGACCGTACGGACGACGGCCTCGGGGTCGCCCGCCACCCGGATGCCCTGCGCGGTGGCCGGCAGCCGCTCGGCGGCCCGGGCGGCCAGCTCGCGCACGGTCAGCGGGTGGTCGAGTTCACAGACGCGGCCGAGGCCCCGGCGGCCCGCCGGATCGGTGGGGTCCGGCACGAGGGGGCGTACGACCCGCAGGTCCAGCGCGCCGGCGAGCGCGTCGGAGACACCCGGGTCGGCCTTGTCGGCGTTGGTGTGGGCCACGTGCAGGGCGATGTCGTTCTTGATCAGCGTGTGTACGACCCGGCCCTTGAAGGTGGACGCCGCGACCGTGGTCGTGCCGCGCAGGTAGAGCGGGTGGTGGGTGACCACCAGGTCCGCGCCGAGCT comes from the Streptomyces sp. NBC_00820 genome and includes:
- the eda gene encoding bifunctional 4-hydroxy-2-oxoglutarate aldolase/2-dehydro-3-deoxy-phosphogluconate aldolase, with translation MTSPLPPSSAASVLDLAPVVPVVVVSDAADAAPLARALVAGGLPAIEVTLRTPAALDAIRAVAEEVPDAVVGAGTVITPEQVRACVAAGARFLVSPGWTDALLAAMRGSGVPFLPGVSTTSEVVALLERGVREMKFFPAQAAGGTAYLKSLAGPLPQARFCPTGGIGPANAPEYLSLPNVGCVGGSWMVPADAVAARDWSRIEELARSAAGLRDAGGTSR
- a CDS encoding bifunctional RNase H/acid phosphatase, which encodes MREFIVEADGGSRGNPGPAGYGAVVSDAATGETLAEAAEFIGVATNNVAEYRGLLAGLRAAHALDPAAPVHVRMDSKLVVEQMSGRWKIKHPAMKPLAAEAGRVYPPGHVTYEWIPRERNKHADRLANEAMDAGTKGEQWSASRSRAALDTPPAVPEPSGPPGDAAAGAAKAREALAQGRTTESARPAVAAASRGGEVDADAAHPAGDADTAAAACSAGEVDAGAAHAPAAASAEAPARAADLRAARTVATPDASATSGTAGASTTADTSRASAPSAPGWSAAPDMGAPATFVLLRHGETPLTPQKRFSGSGGTDPSISDIGREQARRVAEALARRGTIQEIVASPLARTRETAGIVAARLGLDVAIEEGLRETDFGAWEGLTFGEVRERHPDDLTAWLTDPEVRPTGGGESFAETAERLEATRRKLVSAYAGRTVLLVTHVTPIKTLLRLALGAPPESLFRMELSAASLSAVAYYADGNASVRLFNETSHLRP
- a CDS encoding zinc ribbon domain-containing protein; the encoded protein is MNAAPADQIRLLDVQALDVRLQQLAHKRRSLPEHAEIESLTKDLTQLRDLLVAAQTEESDCSREQTKAEQDVDQVRQRAARDQQRLDSGAITSPKDLESLQHEIVSLAKRQGDLEEIVLEVMERRESAQERVGELTERVGSVQAKIDAATARRDAAFTEVDAEAASVTKERQVVAGSVPADLLKLYEKLREQGGGVGAAKLYARTCQGCRQELAITELSEIRKAAPDTVVRCENCHRILVRTSESGL
- a CDS encoding Nif3-like dinuclear metal center hexameric protein — protein: MPRLSEVIAALDALWPAERAESWDAVGTVVGDPDQEVTRVLFAVDPVQEIVDEAVKLGADLVVTHHPLYLRGTTTVAASTFKGRVVHTLIKNDIALHVAHTNADKADPGVSDALAGALDLRVVRPLVPDPTDPAGRRGLGRVCELDHPLTVRELAARAAERLPATAQGIRVAGDPEAVVRTVAVSGGSGDSLFDHVRAAGVDAFLTADLRHHPASDAIAQTPLALLDAAHWATEWPWCELAAAQLDEISDRHGWGLRVHVSKTVTDPWTAHAASSITTN